A stretch of the Pseudomonas helvetica genome encodes the following:
- a CDS encoding Mpo1-like protein, translated as MKSLVDHLSQYAAYHRDPRNIASHFIGIPLIVVAVAVLLSRPGWPVAGLWLSPAVLLALASAWFYLRLEIRLGMVMTVLLGLSVWLGQILAAHSTLLWLSSGIAMFVVGWAIQFVGHHYEGRKPAFVDDVTGLIVGPLFVVAELGFLLGLRHELKEQIEARAGGVRINRKNAAA; from the coding sequence ATGAAAAGCCTCGTTGACCACCTCAGTCAATACGCCGCGTACCACCGTGACCCGCGCAACATCGCCAGCCACTTCATTGGCATTCCACTGATCGTGGTCGCCGTTGCGGTGTTGCTGTCACGGCCAGGATGGCCGGTGGCCGGGCTCTGGCTGTCTCCGGCGGTGCTATTGGCGCTGGCGTCGGCGTGGTTCTATTTGCGCCTGGAAATACGCCTTGGCATGGTGATGACGGTGCTGCTGGGCCTGTCCGTTTGGCTAGGCCAGATTCTTGCGGCGCACAGCACTCTGCTCTGGTTGAGCAGTGGCATTGCGATGTTTGTGGTCGGCTGGGCGATCCAGTTTGTCGGCCATCACTACGAAGGACGCAAACCGGCGTTTGTCGATGATGTGACGGGATTGATCGTCGGGCCGTTGTTTGTGGTGGCCGAACTGGGGTTTTTACTGGGCTTGCGGCATGAGCTCAAAGAGCAGATCGAGGCGCGGGCGGGTGGGGTGCGAATTAATCGCAAAAATGCAGCAGCATAA
- a CDS encoding response regulator: MRLLLVEDEPETAKLLARGLSEASYAVDVADNGMAGRRFIEAGEYDLIILDVMLPGLNGWQLLQQIRQLGATPVLFLTTTDGIEDRLRGLELHEDDYLLKPFAVSELVARVRKLLRRDRGR; encoded by the coding sequence ATGCGTTTGCTGTTAGTGGAAGACGAACCCGAGACCGCGAAGCTTCTGGCCCGGGGCCTGAGCGAAGCCAGTTATGCGGTGGATGTAGCGGACAACGGCATGGCCGGGCGACGCTTCATCGAAGCGGGTGAGTATGATCTGATCATTCTTGATGTGATGTTGCCCGGCCTCAACGGCTGGCAGCTGTTGCAACAGATCCGCCAGCTCGGTGCAACGCCGGTGCTGTTCCTGACCACTACGGATGGCATTGAAGACCGGCTGCGCGGGTTGGAGCTGCATGAGGATGACTATCTGCTCAAGCCGTTCGCCGTGAGCGAGCTGGTGGCGCGGGTGCGCAAGTTGCTGCGCCGTGATCGGGGGCGCTGA
- the cysW gene encoding sulfate ABC transporter permease subunit CysW, translated as MSQSSIAAASSANAARRGSAVSRRILIGLGWLIFALFLLLPLFIVVSQGLKLGLGAFFTAIFEPDALSALKLTVIAVLISVPLNLVFGVSAAWCVSKYSFRGKSMLVTLIDLPFSVSPVIAGLVYVLMFGAQGIFGPWLQDHDIQIVFALPGIVLATIFVTVPFVARELIPLMQEQGTQEEEAARLLGANGWQMFWHVTVPNIKWGLIYGVVLCTARAMGEFGAVSVVSGHIRGVTNTLPLHVEILYNEYNHVAAFAVASLLLILALFILLLKQWSENRINRLRASAAEE; from the coding sequence ATGTCCCAATCGTCTATTGCCGCCGCGTCTTCGGCCAACGCCGCCCGTCGTGGCAGCGCTGTTTCTCGGCGAATTCTGATCGGCCTTGGCTGGCTGATTTTTGCGCTGTTCCTGCTGCTGCCGCTGTTCATCGTGGTGTCCCAAGGCTTGAAGCTGGGCCTCGGCGCATTTTTTACCGCGATCTTTGAGCCCGACGCCTTGTCGGCTCTGAAGCTGACCGTCATAGCGGTGTTGATTTCGGTGCCGTTGAACCTGGTGTTCGGCGTAAGCGCGGCCTGGTGCGTGAGCAAATACTCGTTCCGTGGCAAGAGCATGCTGGTGACCCTGATCGACTTGCCGTTCTCGGTGTCGCCGGTGATCGCCGGTCTGGTCTACGTGCTGATGTTCGGTGCCCAGGGGATTTTTGGCCCGTGGCTGCAGGATCACGACATCCAGATCGTCTTCGCCTTGCCGGGCATCGTGCTGGCGACGATTTTCGTCACCGTGCCGTTTGTAGCGCGTGAGCTGATCCCGCTGATGCAGGAGCAGGGCACGCAAGAAGAGGAAGCCGCACGGCTGCTGGGTGCCAACGGTTGGCAGATGTTCTGGCACGTGACCGTGCCGAACATCAAGTGGGGCCTGATCTACGGCGTGGTGCTGTGTACCGCGCGGGCGATGGGTGAGTTCGGTGCGGTGTCGGTGGTGTCCGGGCACATTCGCGGGGTGACCAACACCCTGCCGCTGCACGTCGAGATCCTCTACAACGAATACAACCACGTTGCCGCGTTTGCCGTTGCGAGCCTGTTGCTGATCCTGGCGCTCTTCATCCTGCTGCTCAAGCAGTGGAGCGAAAACCGTATTAACCGCCTGCGCGCCAGCGCCGCGGAGGAATAA
- a CDS encoding alpha/beta hydrolase gives MRNESIRYLIVPGWQGSPEDHWQSHWQNSLPNSARVEQADWLTPRREDWVAALAEAIDADSTPVILIAHSLGCITVAHWAATAPIQALRQVRGALLVAPADVERPACVPALRNFAPIPTHLLPFPSQVVSSDNDAAVSAPRALELARNWGAEAGILAGAGHINVKSGHHRWEQGFAYLYRLQNRMEHHALRRA, from the coding sequence ATGCGCAACGAGTCAATTCGCTACCTGATTGTGCCGGGCTGGCAAGGATCGCCAGAGGATCATTGGCAAAGCCATTGGCAGAACAGCCTGCCGAACAGCGCGCGGGTAGAGCAGGCCGACTGGCTGACGCCGCGCCGCGAGGATTGGGTCGCGGCGCTGGCCGAAGCGATTGATGCCGACAGCACGCCGGTGATCCTGATTGCCCACAGCCTGGGTTGCATCACCGTTGCCCATTGGGCGGCTACTGCGCCGATTCAGGCATTGCGTCAGGTTCGCGGGGCCTTGCTGGTGGCGCCTGCCGACGTCGAGCGCCCGGCCTGTGTGCCTGCGTTGCGTAACTTTGCACCGATTCCGACGCACCTGCTGCCGTTCCCGAGCCAGGTGGTGAGCTCCGACAACGATGCCGCTGTCAGCGCTCCGCGGGCGCTTGAGTTGGCACGAAACTGGGGCGCCGAAGCGGGGATTCTGGCGGGTGCCGGGCACATCAATGTGAAGTCTGGCCACCATCGTTGGGAGCAGGGTTTTGCCTACCTGTATCGCCTGCAAAACCGCATGGAACATCACGCCCTGCGCCGCGCTTGA
- a CDS encoding sigma 54-interacting transcriptional regulator: MSLHESFGQPLLTFPDAEKSPLSIRAKALVFVDPRSRQLRQELEQLAPRSISVLIRGETGSGKELLARHIHRASDRGGLFVSVNCGAISPTYADAELFGYAGGSFSGSASSRAGWFGSANGGTLYLDEIGDLPLPIQIKLLAALENHEVTRVGAQQPSPVDVRLVAATSIDLTQAVAAGKFHERLYHYLSEGQLELPALRERVGDIQSLAEYFLGIYSQRLNLPVPFISDAAQQVLERHSWPGNTRELENVIHFALLVSSGEEITPAHLNLPQVVAPLELIEREATQLITSGSAGERAALKRLLENLTQTF, encoded by the coding sequence ATGAGTTTGCATGAATCTTTCGGTCAGCCCTTGCTGACCTTTCCCGACGCTGAAAAAAGCCCGTTGAGCATTCGCGCCAAAGCGCTGGTGTTTGTCGACCCGCGTTCGCGGCAGCTGCGCCAGGAGCTGGAGCAACTGGCGCCGCGCTCGATCTCGGTGTTGATTCGCGGTGAAACCGGCAGCGGCAAAGAGCTATTGGCGCGACATATCCACCGCGCCAGTGATCGCGGTGGTTTGTTCGTATCGGTCAACTGCGGCGCCATCAGTCCAACCTATGCCGATGCCGAGTTGTTCGGTTATGCCGGCGGCAGTTTCAGTGGTTCGGCCAGCAGTCGCGCCGGCTGGTTTGGTTCGGCCAATGGCGGGACCTTGTACCTGGATGAAATCGGCGATTTGCCGTTGCCGATTCAGATCAAATTGCTCGCCGCCCTGGAGAATCACGAAGTCACCCGCGTCGGCGCGCAACAACCGAGCCCGGTGGATGTGCGCCTGGTGGCGGCGACCAGCATCGATCTGACGCAAGCGGTGGCGGCTGGCAAATTTCATGAGCGGCTCTACCACTACCTCAGCGAAGGTCAGCTCGAATTGCCGGCCTTGCGTGAGCGAGTCGGTGACATTCAGTCATTGGCCGAGTATTTCCTCGGTATCTACAGCCAGCGCCTCAATCTGCCGGTACCGTTTATCAGCGACGCGGCCCAGCAGGTTCTGGAACGGCACAGCTGGCCGGGCAATACCCGTGAGCTGGAGAACGTCATTCACTTTGCGTTGCTGGTGAGCAGTGGCGAGGAAATAACGCCTGCGCATTTGAATTTGCCTCAGGTGGTTGCGCCATTGGAGTTGATCGAGCGAGAGGCAACGCAGCTCATCACCTCCGGTTCTGCCGGCGAGCGCGCAGCGCTTAAACGTTTGCTCGAAAACCTGACGCAAACCTTTTAA
- a CDS encoding Crp/Fnr family transcriptional regulator yields the protein MDMQVWRSRLMSGQWFSHLPPSLQDSLLSLARVRRLSPGQRLFKRGDPPCGLYAVLEGAIRVGAVSEQGKEALLSLIEPPHWFGEISLFDGQPRTHDAYGVGHCILLHIPQAALLTLLEEQPHYWRQLALLMSHKLRLTFINLEQLTLLPAPARVAHRLLMIADGYGEIEPARRTLQLPQEQLALLLSLSRQTTNQILKELESQGILNLSYGEIEILDPGRLRAMASV from the coding sequence ATGGATATGCAGGTCTGGCGGTCGCGCCTGATGAGTGGCCAGTGGTTCAGCCATTTGCCGCCCTCGTTACAGGATAGTCTGCTGTCCCTGGCCCGCGTGCGGCGGTTGTCGCCGGGGCAACGGCTGTTCAAGCGCGGCGATCCACCGTGTGGTCTGTACGCGGTGCTCGAAGGTGCGATACGCGTGGGCGCCGTGAGCGAACAGGGCAAGGAGGCGTTGTTGAGCCTGATCGAGCCGCCGCACTGGTTCGGTGAAATCAGTCTGTTCGATGGCCAGCCGCGCACCCACGACGCCTATGGCGTGGGCCACTGCATTCTGTTGCACATACCGCAGGCAGCGCTGCTCACCTTGCTCGAAGAACAGCCGCACTATTGGCGACAGCTGGCCTTGCTGATGAGCCATAAATTGCGCCTGACGTTCATCAATCTCGAACAGTTGACCCTGTTGCCGGCCCCGGCCCGCGTGGCGCATCGCTTGCTGATGATTGCCGACGGCTACGGTGAGATCGAACCGGCACGGCGTACTTTGCAACTGCCTCAGGAGCAGTTGGCGTTGCTGCTTTCGCTGTCGCGGCAGACCACCAACCAGATCCTCAAGGAACTGGAGAGCCAAGGCATTCTCAACCTGAGTTATGGCGAGATAGAGATCCTCGATCCAGGGCGGTTGCGGGCGATGGCGAGCGTCTGA
- a CDS encoding AraC family transcriptional regulator, with translation MIEPTSLASWTRALRKQLDALGLDSNALCLQAGLDPQLMDDPNARYPLSATTRLWELAVEVSGDPAIGLRVSRFVSPTTFHALGYALVASGSLREVFERIVRYHQVISDALDLELTRGEDRYCFTLKVPEGSPAPAREAIDAFAAIYVRTCRNRLGRDYAPLAVYLRRPEPADPKQWHAVFRAPIFFAADEDRLEFSIEDFESHLDDANPELAEHNETVLKRALTQLRLLTWERKVLDAIEAQLPEGEPSAERIAETLHLSLRSLQRHLADEGCRFDTLLNECRENLALLHLRDPQCSLSEISYLLGFADSSSFSRAFKRWTGMTPGQFRDGLR, from the coding sequence ATGATTGAACCCACCTCCCTCGCCAGCTGGACCCGCGCATTGCGCAAACAACTCGATGCCCTCGGCCTCGACAGCAACGCGCTGTGCCTGCAAGCCGGGCTCGACCCGCAACTGATGGACGACCCGAACGCCCGCTATCCGTTATCGGCCACGACCCGACTGTGGGAGCTGGCGGTCGAAGTCAGCGGCGATCCGGCGATTGGTTTGCGGGTGTCGCGATTCGTCAGCCCGACCACCTTCCACGCGTTGGGTTATGCGTTGGTGGCCAGCGGCAGTCTGCGTGAGGTGTTCGAGCGCATCGTGCGGTATCACCAGGTGATCAGCGACGCCTTGGACCTCGAACTGACCCGTGGCGAAGATCGTTATTGCTTCACCCTCAAGGTGCCCGAAGGCAGCCCGGCGCCAGCACGGGAAGCAATCGACGCCTTCGCCGCGATCTACGTGCGCACCTGTCGCAACCGTCTGGGCCGGGACTACGCGCCGCTGGCGGTGTACCTGCGTCGCCCGGAACCGGCCGACCCGAAACAATGGCACGCGGTGTTCCGCGCGCCGATCTTCTTTGCTGCTGATGAAGACCGGCTGGAGTTTTCCATCGAAGACTTCGAAAGCCATCTGGATGACGCCAACCCGGAACTCGCCGAACACAACGAAACCGTACTCAAGCGCGCCCTGACGCAACTGCGCCTGCTGACCTGGGAGCGCAAGGTGCTCGATGCCATCGAAGCACAGCTGCCGGAAGGCGAACCCAGCGCCGAACGTATCGCCGAGACCTTGCACTTGAGTTTGCGCAGCCTGCAACGGCACCTGGCGGACGAAGGTTGCCGGTTCGATACGCTGCTCAATGAGTGTCGTGAGAATCTGGCGTTGCTGCACTTGCGAGACCCCCAATGTTCGCTGAGCGAAATCAGCTACCTGCTCGGATTCGCCGATTCCAGCAGCTTCAGCCGCGCCTTCAAACGCTGGACCGGGATGACGCCGGGGCAGTTTCGCGATGGGTTGCGGTAA
- the cysT gene encoding sulfate ABC transporter permease subunit CysT: MSRRISPVIPGFGLTLGYTLVYLSLIVLIPLAAMFVHAAQLTWDQFWAIISAPRVLAALKLSFGTALYAAIINGIIGTLLAWVLVRYTFPGRKIIDAMIDLPFALPTAVAGIALTALYTPTGLVGQFAADLGFKIAYTPLGITLALTFVTLPFVVRTVQPVLADIPREIEEAAACLGAKPLQVFRYILMPALLPAWLTGFALAFARGVGEYGSVIFIAGNMPMKTEILPLLIMVKLDQYDYTGATSIGVLMLVVSFVLLLLINLLQRRIETP, from the coding sequence ATGTCGCGTCGTATCTCCCCCGTCATACCCGGCTTCGGGCTGACGCTGGGCTACACCTTGGTGTACCTCAGTCTGATTGTGCTCATACCACTGGCGGCGATGTTCGTGCATGCCGCTCAACTCACCTGGGATCAGTTCTGGGCAATCATCTCGGCGCCACGGGTGCTGGCGGCATTGAAGCTCAGTTTCGGCACCGCGCTGTACGCCGCGATCATCAACGGCATCATCGGCACGTTGCTGGCCTGGGTGCTGGTGCGTTACACCTTCCCCGGACGCAAGATCATCGACGCGATGATCGACCTGCCGTTCGCATTGCCGACGGCCGTGGCCGGTATTGCGCTGACGGCGCTGTACACGCCGACCGGTCTGGTCGGGCAGTTCGCCGCGGACCTGGGGTTCAAGATCGCCTACACGCCGCTCGGCATCACGCTGGCGCTGACCTTCGTCACGCTGCCATTCGTGGTGCGTACGGTGCAGCCGGTACTGGCCGACATCCCGCGAGAGATCGAAGAGGCCGCCGCGTGCCTGGGCGCCAAGCCGTTGCAGGTGTTCCGTTACATTCTGATGCCGGCGTTGCTGCCGGCGTGGCTGACCGGTTTTGCCCTGGCGTTTGCCCGTGGCGTCGGTGAGTACGGCTCGGTGATTTTCATCGCCGGCAACATGCCGATGAAAACCGAAATCCTGCCGCTGCTGATCATGGTCAAGCTCGACCAATACGACTACACCGGCGCTACCTCCATTGGCGTGCTGATGCTGGTGGTTTCCTTCGTCCTGTTGCTGCTGATCAACTTGTTGCAGCGGCGCATCGAAACCCCATAA
- a CDS encoding sulfate/molybdate ABC transporter ATP-binding protein, with amino-acid sequence MSIEVRNVSKNFNAFKALNSINLDIQSGELVALLGPSGCGKTTLLRIIAGLETPDAGSIVFHGEDVSGHDVRDRNVGFVFQHYALFRHMTVFDNVAFGLRMKPKNQRPSESQIAVKVHELLNMVQLDWLSDRYPEQLSGGQRQRIALARALAVEPKVLLLDEPFGALDAKVRKELRRWLARLHEDINLTSVFVTHDQEEAMEVADRIVVMNKGVIEQIGSPGDVYENPASDFVYHFLGDSNRLHLGDDNHVLFRPHEVSLSRTELADHHAAQVRDIRPLGATTRITLKVEGQSELIEAEVVKDHDSLTGLAKGETLFFKPKVWQKVANL; translated from the coding sequence ATGTCGATCGAAGTCCGTAATGTCAGCAAGAACTTCAACGCGTTCAAGGCGCTGAACAGCATCAACCTGGACATCCAGAGCGGCGAGCTGGTGGCGTTGCTCGGTCCGTCCGGCTGCGGCAAGACCACTTTGCTGCGGATCATCGCCGGCCTGGAAACCCCGGACGCCGGCAGCATTGTGTTCCATGGTGAAGACGTCTCCGGCCACGACGTGCGTGATCGCAACGTCGGCTTTGTGTTCCAGCACTACGCCTTGTTCCGCCACATGACCGTGTTCGATAACGTCGCGTTTGGCTTGCGCATGAAGCCGAAAAACCAGCGTCCGAGCGAAAGCCAGATCGCGGTCAAAGTCCATGAGCTGCTGAACATGGTGCAACTGGATTGGCTGTCGGATCGCTACCCGGAACAACTCTCTGGTGGTCAGCGTCAGCGCATCGCCTTGGCCCGTGCCTTGGCGGTTGAGCCGAAAGTCTTGCTGCTCGACGAACCGTTCGGCGCGCTGGATGCCAAGGTTCGTAAAGAGCTGCGGCGCTGGTTGGCGCGACTGCACGAAGATATCAACCTGACCTCGGTGTTCGTGACCCACGACCAGGAAGAGGCGATGGAAGTGGCCGACCGCATCGTGGTGATGAACAAGGGCGTGATCGAGCAGATCGGTTCACCGGGTGACGTCTACGAAAACCCGGCCAGCGATTTCGTCTACCACTTCCTCGGCGATTCGAACCGCCTGCACCTGGGCGACGACAATCACGTGCTGTTCCGCCCTCATGAAGTGTCGCTGTCGCGCACCGAGCTTGCGGATCACCACGCGGCGCAAGTACGTGATATCCGCCCGCTGGGTGCGACCACCCGCATCACTTTGAAGGTCGAGGGCCAGAGCGAACTGATCGAAGCTGAAGTAGTGAAGGATCACGACAGCCTGACCGGCCTGGCCAAGGGCGAGACGCTGTTCTTCAAACCCAAGGTCTGGCAGAAAGTCGCCAACCTCTGA
- a CDS encoding fatty acid desaturase, translated as MYGTSASPQRLNAQQRSAHIREVVLARGVELRKRYPILDHQDALGVGILAFALAGMIGSAALYMTGHMAWWACLLLNAFFASLTHELEHDLIHSMYFRKQRLPHNLMMGLVWLARPSTINPWIRRHLHLNHHKVSGSEADMEERAITNGEPWGIARLLMVGDNVMSAFIRMLRAKTWAHKFSIIKRSLKVYAPLALVHWGAWYLFLGFHAANGIASLLGSSVEWSATTLSVMQVIDIAAVVIIGPNVLRTFCLHFVSSNMHYYGDIEPGNVIQQTQVLNPWWMWPLQAFCFNFGSSHGIHHFVVKEPFYIRQLTVPVAHKVMREMGVRFNDFGTFGRANRFVRKAQQTTEAVRGAQA; from the coding sequence ATGTACGGTACTTCTGCAAGTCCTCAACGCCTGAATGCACAACAACGATCTGCACACATTCGTGAAGTGGTGCTCGCCCGCGGTGTCGAACTGCGTAAGCGTTACCCGATTCTCGATCATCAGGACGCCTTGGGCGTGGGCATTCTGGCCTTCGCCCTGGCCGGGATGATTGGCTCGGCGGCGCTCTACATGACCGGGCATATGGCCTGGTGGGCGTGTTTGCTGCTGAATGCGTTTTTTGCCTCGCTGACCCATGAGCTGGAACACGACCTGATCCACAGCATGTATTTCCGCAAGCAACGCCTGCCGCACAACCTGATGATGGGCTTGGTCTGGCTGGCGCGGCCAAGCACCATCAACCCGTGGATCCGCCGTCATCTGCACCTCAACCACCACAAGGTGTCCGGCAGCGAAGCTGACATGGAAGAGCGCGCGATCACCAACGGTGAACCCTGGGGCATCGCGCGTTTGCTGATGGTCGGCGACAACGTGATGTCGGCATTCATCCGCATGCTGCGGGCCAAGACCTGGGCGCACAAATTCAGCATCATCAAGCGCTCTTTGAAGGTTTACGCGCCACTGGCGCTGGTGCACTGGGGCGCGTGGTACCTGTTTCTCGGTTTCCATGCGGCCAACGGCATTGCGTCTTTGCTGGGCTCCTCGGTGGAGTGGTCGGCGACCACGCTGTCGGTGATGCAGGTGATCGATATCGCCGCCGTGGTGATCATCGGCCCGAACGTGCTGCGCACCTTTTGCCTGCACTTCGTCAGCTCGAACATGCACTACTACGGCGACATCGAGCCGGGCAACGTGATCCAGCAGACCCAGGTGCTGAACCCATGGTGGATGTGGCCGTTGCAAGCGTTCTGCTTCAACTTCGGCAGCAGCCATGGCATCCATCATTTTGTAGTGAAGGAACCGTTTTATATCCGCCAGCTGACCGTCCCGGTGGCGCACAAGGTGATGCGCGAGATGGGTGTGCGCTTCAACGATTTCGGCACATTTGGACGGGCGAACCGGTTTGTGCGCAAGGCGCAGCAGACAACCGAAGCGGTGCGGGGGGCTCAAGCGTAG